In the Malaya genurostris strain Urasoe2022 chromosome 1, Malgen_1.1, whole genome shotgun sequence genome, one interval contains:
- the LOC131425653 gene encoding sodium-dependent neutral amino acid transporter B(0)AT3 isoform X1 codes for MANTAHLFRRQSSRDLIQQATVRSLDDLELRELRSRLVRAENGNRNVVYGATNQAFIDDNDPPMGQIVDLGPRSAPPTATTGPMGKLSTQASVIDQVVEESVVPNERPEDERESWDSKWTFLLATIGYAVGLGNVWRFPYLAQKNGGGAFLVPYFVMLLLQGIPIFYLELAIGQRLRKGAIGVWHEVSAYLGGIGISSAFVSYIVALYYNTIIAWCLIYLLHSFESPLPWADCPKRLYKNFTYDVEPECVVSSPTKYYWYRETLQVSPSVNEPEEINYHVAIALITAWFLVYMCMVQGITESSKIVYITAIFPYVVLIIFFFRGITLKGASDGVLHLFTPRWESILEPVVWLEAGTQIFFSLGLAFGGLIAFSSYNPANNNCYRDALVVSFTNCSTSMFAGVVVFSVIGFKATSIFDSCVEERTALLLANKTSDLPVCDLQKELENSASGTGLAFIIFTEAINQFPAAQLWAVLFFLMLFTLGIDSQFGTLEGVTTSLVDMKLFPNLPKEVITGGLCLSCCILSMCFANGAGSYIFQLMDSFAGNYSLLIIAFFECIGVSYIYGIKRFADDIELMTGSRPGLYWMLCWKYISPIAMITILVASFMELASEGSSYPGWNTLTGNAERLEWPHWCIVVAILLVLVSILWIPGVAICRLCGINIIEDSEPAWFPTTELRDVHGIVPHEPTDIEISLFCIRPDGSEGLCCPTYGPREQPLDEEE; via the exons ATGGCCAACACGGCGCATTTATTTCGCAGACAAAGCTCCCGGGATCTGATCCAGCAGGCAACGGTTCGAAGCTTGGATGACCTAGAATTGAGG GAACTCCGTAGTCGACTGGTTCGGGCTGAGAATGGTAACCGAAATGTTGTCTACGGTGCCACCAATCAGGCTTTCATTGATGACAATGATCCACCGATGGGTCAAATTGTGGATTTGGGCCCCAGATCTGCTCCGCCCACTGCCACCACCGGACCGATGGGAAAGCTATCGACACAGGCTTCGGTGATCGATCAGGTCGTTGAGGAGTCGGTAGTCCCGAATGAACGGCCCGAAGATGAGCGTGAAAGTTGGGATAGCAAATGGACATTTTTGCTGGCCACGATTGG GTATGCAGTGGGATTGGGAAACGTATGGAGATTTCCTTACCTGGCACAGAAAAACGGTGGAGGAGCGTTTCTTGTTCCTTACTTTGTTATGCTACTGCTACAGGGTATTCCCATCTTCTACCTGGAACTAGCGATCGGACAACGTCTACGGAAGGGAGCAATTGGTGTGTGGCACGAAGTATCCGCCTATCTCGGAGGGATCGGCATTTCGTCGGCTTTTGTGAGCTACATTGTGGCACTGTATTATAACACCATAATTGCTTGGTGTTTGATCTATTTACTGCACAGTTTCGAATCACCTCTTCCGTGGGCAGACTGTCCCAAGCGACTGTACAAAAACTTTACCTACGATGTCGAACCGGAATGTGTCGTATCTTCGCCTACCAAGTACTACTGGTACAGGGAAACGTTGCAAGTGTCGCCCAGTGTTAACGAACCGGAGGAAATAAACTACCACGTAGCCATCGCGTTGATTACCGCCTGGTTCCTGGTGTACATGTGCATGGTTCAGGGAATAACCGAATCGAGCAAGATCGTCTACATCACCGCCATCTTTCCCTATGTGGTACTGATAATCTTCTTTTTCCGAGGGATCACTCTTAAAG GTGCATCCGACGGTGTTCTACATCTGTTCACTccaaggtgggaatcgattctGGAACCGGTGGTATGGCTTGAAGCCGGAACGCAGATATTCTTCTCGTTAGGACTTGCTTTTGGAGGATTGATCGCATTCAGCTCGTACAATCCAGCAAACAACAACTGCTATCGGGACGCCCTGGTGGTGTCCTTTACAAACTGTAGTACATCGATGTTTGCCGGAGTGGTTGTTTTTTCGGTTATTGGGTTTAAG GCTACGTCGATCTTTGATTCGTGTGTGGAAGAACGTACCGCACTGCTGCTGGCAAACAAAACCTCTGATCTACCGGTTTGTGATCTACAGAAGGAACTCGAAAAC AGTGCATCCGGAACCGGACTGGCGTTCATAATCTTCACCGAAGCCATCAATCAGTTTCCGGCGGCCCAATTGTGGGCGGTTCTGTTCTTCCTTATGCTGTTCACGCTAGGAATCGACTCACAGTTCGGTACTCTTGAGGGTGTCACCACCTCACTGGTGGACATGAAGCTGTTCCCGAATCTACCGAAGGAAGTCATTACGGGG GGACTATGCCTTTCGTGTTGTATTCTTTCGATGTGCTTTGCCAATGGAGCTGGAAGCTACATCTTTCAGCTGATGGACAGTTTCGCCGGGAACTACTCACTGCTGATCATTGCATTCTTCGAATGTATCGGCGTTAGCTATATCTATGGAATTAAACG attcgctgacgatattgaactGATGACCGGATCACGACCTGGCTTATACTGGATGTTGTGCTGGAAGTACATCTCACCGATTGCAATGATTACAATTCTGGTCGCTTCTTTTATGGAACTGGCATCCGAAGGAAGCAGCTATCCCGGCTGGAACACGCTAACCGGTAATGCCGAACGGCTCGAGTGGCCCCACTGGTGCATAGTGGTGGCAATATTGTTAGTTCTAGTGTCAATTCTGTGGATTCCCGGTGTGGCCATCTGTCG GTTATGTGGGATTAACATTATCGAAGATTCGGAACCGGCGTGGTTCCCGACAACGGAACTGCGAGACGTTCACGGAATCGTTCCCCACGAACCGACTGATATCGAAATTTCACTGTTCTGCATACGACCGGACGGATCGGAGGGCTTGTGCTGTCCCACGTATGGTCCACGAGAACAGCCTCTGGACGAGGAGGAGTAA
- the LOC131425653 gene encoding sodium-dependent neutral amino acid transporter B(0)AT3 isoform X2, with amino-acid sequence MGQIVDLGPRSAPPTATTGPMGKLSTQASVIDQVVEESVVPNERPEDERESWDSKWTFLLATIGYAVGLGNVWRFPYLAQKNGGGAFLVPYFVMLLLQGIPIFYLELAIGQRLRKGAIGVWHEVSAYLGGIGISSAFVSYIVALYYNTIIAWCLIYLLHSFESPLPWADCPKRLYKNFTYDVEPECVVSSPTKYYWYRETLQVSPSVNEPEEINYHVAIALITAWFLVYMCMVQGITESSKIVYITAIFPYVVLIIFFFRGITLKGASDGVLHLFTPRWESILEPVVWLEAGTQIFFSLGLAFGGLIAFSSYNPANNNCYRDALVVSFTNCSTSMFAGVVVFSVIGFKATSIFDSCVEERTALLLANKTSDLPVCDLQKELENSASGTGLAFIIFTEAINQFPAAQLWAVLFFLMLFTLGIDSQFGTLEGVTTSLVDMKLFPNLPKEVITGGLCLSCCILSMCFANGAGSYIFQLMDSFAGNYSLLIIAFFECIGVSYIYGIKRFADDIELMTGSRPGLYWMLCWKYISPIAMITILVASFMELASEGSSYPGWNTLTGNAERLEWPHWCIVVAILLVLVSILWIPGVAICRLCGINIIEDSEPAWFPTTELRDVHGIVPHEPTDIEISLFCIRPDGSEGLCCPTYGPREQPLDEEE; translated from the exons ATGGGTCAAATTGTGGATTTGGGCCCCAGATCTGCTCCGCCCACTGCCACCACCGGACCGATGGGAAAGCTATCGACACAGGCTTCGGTGATCGATCAGGTCGTTGAGGAGTCGGTAGTCCCGAATGAACGGCCCGAAGATGAGCGTGAAAGTTGGGATAGCAAATGGACATTTTTGCTGGCCACGATTGG GTATGCAGTGGGATTGGGAAACGTATGGAGATTTCCTTACCTGGCACAGAAAAACGGTGGAGGAGCGTTTCTTGTTCCTTACTTTGTTATGCTACTGCTACAGGGTATTCCCATCTTCTACCTGGAACTAGCGATCGGACAACGTCTACGGAAGGGAGCAATTGGTGTGTGGCACGAAGTATCCGCCTATCTCGGAGGGATCGGCATTTCGTCGGCTTTTGTGAGCTACATTGTGGCACTGTATTATAACACCATAATTGCTTGGTGTTTGATCTATTTACTGCACAGTTTCGAATCACCTCTTCCGTGGGCAGACTGTCCCAAGCGACTGTACAAAAACTTTACCTACGATGTCGAACCGGAATGTGTCGTATCTTCGCCTACCAAGTACTACTGGTACAGGGAAACGTTGCAAGTGTCGCCCAGTGTTAACGAACCGGAGGAAATAAACTACCACGTAGCCATCGCGTTGATTACCGCCTGGTTCCTGGTGTACATGTGCATGGTTCAGGGAATAACCGAATCGAGCAAGATCGTCTACATCACCGCCATCTTTCCCTATGTGGTACTGATAATCTTCTTTTTCCGAGGGATCACTCTTAAAG GTGCATCCGACGGTGTTCTACATCTGTTCACTccaaggtgggaatcgattctGGAACCGGTGGTATGGCTTGAAGCCGGAACGCAGATATTCTTCTCGTTAGGACTTGCTTTTGGAGGATTGATCGCATTCAGCTCGTACAATCCAGCAAACAACAACTGCTATCGGGACGCCCTGGTGGTGTCCTTTACAAACTGTAGTACATCGATGTTTGCCGGAGTGGTTGTTTTTTCGGTTATTGGGTTTAAG GCTACGTCGATCTTTGATTCGTGTGTGGAAGAACGTACCGCACTGCTGCTGGCAAACAAAACCTCTGATCTACCGGTTTGTGATCTACAGAAGGAACTCGAAAAC AGTGCATCCGGAACCGGACTGGCGTTCATAATCTTCACCGAAGCCATCAATCAGTTTCCGGCGGCCCAATTGTGGGCGGTTCTGTTCTTCCTTATGCTGTTCACGCTAGGAATCGACTCACAGTTCGGTACTCTTGAGGGTGTCACCACCTCACTGGTGGACATGAAGCTGTTCCCGAATCTACCGAAGGAAGTCATTACGGGG GGACTATGCCTTTCGTGTTGTATTCTTTCGATGTGCTTTGCCAATGGAGCTGGAAGCTACATCTTTCAGCTGATGGACAGTTTCGCCGGGAACTACTCACTGCTGATCATTGCATTCTTCGAATGTATCGGCGTTAGCTATATCTATGGAATTAAACG attcgctgacgatattgaactGATGACCGGATCACGACCTGGCTTATACTGGATGTTGTGCTGGAAGTACATCTCACCGATTGCAATGATTACAATTCTGGTCGCTTCTTTTATGGAACTGGCATCCGAAGGAAGCAGCTATCCCGGCTGGAACACGCTAACCGGTAATGCCGAACGGCTCGAGTGGCCCCACTGGTGCATAGTGGTGGCAATATTGTTAGTTCTAGTGTCAATTCTGTGGATTCCCGGTGTGGCCATCTGTCG GTTATGTGGGATTAACATTATCGAAGATTCGGAACCGGCGTGGTTCCCGACAACGGAACTGCGAGACGTTCACGGAATCGTTCCCCACGAACCGACTGATATCGAAATTTCACTGTTCTGCATACGACCGGACGGATCGGAGGGCTTGTGCTGTCCCACGTATGGTCCACGAGAACAGCCTCTGGACGAGGAGGAGTAA